The Coffea arabica cultivar ET-39 chromosome 6e, Coffea Arabica ET-39 HiFi, whole genome shotgun sequence genome contains the following window.
CATAAACCTACTTTCTAGACTTGAGGATCATTTGTACCACCAATACACAAATAGCTAGTAGTTGTATTATTCCAAAAAACAAACAACGCGCGAGGCGCCAGTAAAAGTAACGAAGGAAGTTAGTTACCTTTGTTCGTGTGGCCCTGCCCCTGCATGTTAATGTTAGTGTTAGTAAATTATCATTTCCTATGTGAAAGCAAACGTacttaatttatatattttcaagATCTCAAAAGGTACGATACacaaattcaacaaatgacattATTGTCGTTAGTGACTcttactgttttttttttagtctaAATGGCCAAACATTTCAAAGAATTTATTTCTGCAGAAGCTCTTCTAATTAATATATTAAAATGCAAAAGGACACATTAATATTGCTTAATGGTTTCTTATACAAACAACATAATGGACAAAAATCGAAAAAACACTTGGTTCGACCAAGACTATCTATCATACGCTACTTAATTGCCACTATTATGAAGTAGCATAGCATAGGATGACAATCACCGGCCTTTGGTCTGGTGGCCATCATCAAAGTATTAAATTTTGGTGGGGTGAgctttgtttaaaaaattcagaCGAGTATGTAGTACACCTGTTTGATTCGGTGGTGATTCAGTTctcttcaaattatttttggatcTTTTCAGGCCCGTCCCCTCCCTATAGTGTAGAGTAAAATAGGTTCATCGttttcgtaaaaaaaaaaaaacatagcatAGGATGACCTGCTTGGAATTTGTATGTTTTAGTTTTACCTTGCTTCAAATTGGATCCGAGGCTTCTAAAATTGCTGCCCCGTCCTAATTTAGTAAATGTCttctttttgtccttttttcttGGTAGTTTTGAAACCTCTAGCACCAAAGTGAAGACAAttgagggaaaaggaaaaaaaaaggggaaaaaaaattaatgaatgtTTGATGGTGCTCATAGAATGGAGTAGATAAGAAAAGGGCTTGTAGGTAATTCCACACAAATATGATACTACttgtaattaattaaataaactcCTTAATTACCATAGAAAGAATCGGTGAGTATCATATTATTTTGGATAAACGAAAAAGAAGATTCATTTGCTTAACCCTCCACTTCTCCTCCCCACCCCCCATTTTCCCCCACTTGCTCCAGCCTCACCCAGGCTTGCTTTTGCTTAGTAACTACACTAGTAGTAGGAGCACTTCACTTTCTCCACCAATCCCatttccattttccccttctctCCCAGCCCCGAGACCCCCCAGAGAATTCTTGACACAAAAGTTAAAACAAACCCAAAAggggaaaatgaaaataaatactAGTAGTACTAGTACCATCAATTAAAACTCTAATGCTCATTCCATTTAATCCATCCATCAGTTAAACGAGTTTAAATTGGAGAAAAGatataggaaaaagaaaaaaagatccAGCTTACAGGGAAAGAAGCAAAGGTGCTTGGAAATCTGTCAATCTAGTACTAGTGCTATATTTGTACTAAATGTCTTCGACGCCACCAACGACCATGCCGCCGGCGTCTACCGCACCGGCTGCAGTGGCGGTGCCGGCAACGGCGGCGGCTACTACGACGACGACGACGACCACCGCCACCACCCCCAGTGGGGCGGGACCTGCCTTGACTGCGCCTGAGAGGGTCCCAGTGGAGCGGTCTAAAGGGATCAATGGCCTTGATAAAATCGTCCTCCGGGAAGTCCGCGGCAGCTCCGCTGAGGTAAAGTTTAACTCTAACTCTTCATTTCATTTCTGCTTTTGTAATTCATTTTTGTGAAGAGCCCATTTCGTGACGTAATTCTGCGATTTTTTAACGTGTTTGTCTCGATTCGCTGCCTTTTTTGTCTTATTGGGTGGAGTTACTGAGTACATGAATCTTCTGGGCAATTACTTGCTCCCGAAATGTTAGATTGAGCGAATATCCAAATGAGTTTTGGATCTTTTTCATTTTCGATTACCTCTTTTGTTATGGTAATTGATAGGTTGCTGCTTGGATCCAATGAAAATGGATCTGATCATGTTATAAAGATGACTGCTCTGTGGAGATCCAATGGAAAAGAGTTGCCCATGATGTAATTTTAAGAAATTGCGAGGTTCGTCAGGTTTTGGTCGAGTAGGAATATCATGTGGATGATCTTCCGAGCTGATTGAAGTTAAAATAACTACTATGGTCATTGTTGTGATTTACATCTTTTAATCTTGGAAGAGAAATCAAAGTAGAAAGGGAATAAATTGGAATTCCTTTTCTTGGCTTCAGACTTGAGAGTGAGATTACTAAATGGCATAATTGGCAAAATATATTCAGCACTGcagttttctttttcacttGAGCAGTTCAGTCTATGTGTAGTTCATTGTAGCAGTCCAGGATTGGTTATTAAATCAATAATATCTGAACAAAAAATGATGCTACTTTCTTTCATTATCCCTTTTTGGTGGATGATTTTACTGAATTTGAATGAATTGCCTGAGTGGTGCAGTGATTGAATTTGTCACGTTTGTTTCTAAGGATACAACATGTAGATTGTAGACCATAGGCTTGGCAGAAGGCTTGGTATGAAATGTGAATGGTGTTATATGCATCTTGTGTAGGAATTACACGTCTTTGTAATCTATATGAAAGATGTTTGCTATCCAACAATACCTTTAAATCAAATAAGGAAGAGATGTAATGGAGCTGGAAGCATTGATTCAGCTTCAGAATTTAcatatctgatttgttaaattgaATATTTGTATGCTTTACATGGATCCATGAACCAAGGTTATTTTGGAATTAAAAGTGGACATAACTTTTGTTACACCAAAAATATCTCTCACGCTTTATTTATAAACAGAAGCATAGGTTAGCAAGTGAAAGCAGACAGCTGCAAAATGATACAAAGTCATGGGGTTCAATAGTACAATATGAATAGATACCGATTTCCTTTTGGCTTGGCATTCAAGCCTTTTTGTGGACATGAAAACTGATTCTGGTTTCATGCTTATCGTGTCCTAGGACTAACTCAATTTGAATCTATTTGAAGCCTGTTTAGATTCAAGTTAAGTTTAGAATGTAATTTGGGTTGTTATCTAGGATGCTAATGATTGACTAATTAATTTATGTTTGACATGAGAACCTAAGTAAAATATAGAACAATGGAGTTCTGGATGGATCTTTTGGTAGAAACCTAATGCTATAGGATAATGAGCTAATACAATCCCCTTGAGAAGTGAGAATAAGTCTTTGTCCAAATCAAATAGGGACCATCTTATAACTCATAAATATGTACATATTTTGTTTAGGATATGTTTTTCGTTCTGAGCTCTCAAATATCTGTAATTCAATGGAGCATCATGAGGATGGTTGCAcgcttttcaaaaattttgtgcTGCTTTACAGGTGTATCTGTATGGGGGTCACGTGACATCTTGGAAGAATGACCATGGAGAGGAGTTGCTCTTTCTCAGTAGCAAGGTAATTTTACTGGGTTCATTCTTTGAACTTTGTCTATTAAAATGCTTCCTCCTATAAGAACCTGTTTATGGACAAGATGTGTATGCCGATCCTATATTTGGAATGCATGTTAGATGCCAATTGCTTAGCATCAAAGTTATTAGGTGGAAGTTGGCCTGCTTTCTATTATGGAGCACTCAGTTGAACTTAGTTATCAGGTTTGAATGACTTTGTTTTTGAGAATGTGGTTTGCTCGGTTCTCCCAATATGTAGCATGTCAAGGTTCTATTGAACTCTCATCCTTTTCTGTCCTGGTTAATCTCATTTAAAATCAAAGTGTTGTGATTTGCCACCAGTATTTTAGTAAGCTTACTCCATAGTTTGCTTACTAGCTGGAAAAGtgacaaaaattaatttttttcatgtTCATTTTTATTGGTGGTTAAAAATTCTTTCAGTTGGATTctcttctttgaaaaatcaccaattgGAACTACATATGTGCTAAAAAAGTTATGTAGTCTACCCTGTGTGAAAGTAGTTGACAAGCTTGAATTGGTGATGATGAGGACACAATCTGTTTATCATCagggatttttatttttattttattttggccaTAATAAGTGGAGAATGAGGAGGTTGGCTAGATGCTTTGCCTGACATGAATAATGGTCCAGTAAGCACCGGTGCCTACTTCGTGCTATTCTATTTCTGGAGTGGATTATGGGTAATTAATTTTCACGAAAAAATTTCGGATAAATTTCTTGCTTATAGAATGACAACTTAAGAATTTGGTCAGCTGTTCAAGCATAAGGGCAAAAGATATTTGTATTAGGGCAAAAATACTGCTTCAGTCTGAAATATGCTTGCTTGAGGACTGGAGATCAGGGAAATCACGTGGGCTGCTTGATGAAGAGTTTTGCTGGACTTTATGCAAGCATCACTAGTATGTTAACAGTCAAAAGCAAAAAGCTTCTAGATTTTTTGATGCTTTTGCGAAAATACATTTGGAGATTAAGGGGCTGGTCTTGTGCTTTGAGCAAGCACATAACTAACAGCCTAATTTGTTGTGGTTTTGTGATAGTGAGTGTTGGTTGAAAACTGGGTAGCAAAATGATTCTTGGGATCAAAAGTGTTAGGAATGAGTCTGGATGTGGCTCTACTGGTATAACAATAGTATTTTGTGCTTTACACTTAACGGTTGGTAACTGAAGAGAAGGGAAGGTCGTGAGCCTGTTAGTTTCTGTCATAAAAAAGCAGCCTGAGCTATTAAGACAAGCTACAGTTTTGGAGAGGAAAATGATTTAGGTGTGTATATAGGGGCTAGAGCTTTATAAACACTTGCAGTTACTTGTTAGGAATATCTTGGTGATCTAGTTGTCTGTGCACTAAGTTGTTGGACTTTCATGTGTGTTGAAAGATGTACTGTAATGAGACAAGTCAAACAAATCTCATTTGGTGACCCATGGTTTTGCTCATGTTGAGAGATGGTTGAAGATTTGAAAAGAGAGGTgcaaatgaaaaaaatcattattAAGCCAAAGTTTGTTAATGATTGTGATACTTGTTTTTTCTCCCCATATGCAGATGATGGTAGTGTAATGTTTGGTTTCTCTGCAGCTGTTCTGTCAGTTTGTTTGGTAGCTAGTCTTTTTGTGTATCTTTGGCCCCTAAGAAAGTCTTAGAGAGACATAGTATGCTCATCATGACAGGGATTCTCATCCATGCTTATGATGGGTAAGTAAGAAAATGTGCACCATGACATGTATTTGCATCAGGAAAATTCCTTGTTTTGGCATGTACTCGTCTGCTTTCAGAGTTAAACGGTGGTAGCATCCATCACTTTCAATGTTAAAAACAGTGGTAGCACAgatcaaatatacaaattcacCAACTTTCCATAATGGTCTTCTTGACTCTCTCCAGATCcatttttgatgattgaatcatggatttcttgtttttttaaaTCCCTTGTCAAGAGCTTGAGATTTGAAGTAATTATGCTGTTTTGCTGCAACATTTTGAACAATTTGGACCCATTTAATTGTTATTGTGTTTCATTATATTTGACTTTCTTTACACATCGCCAGGCTATATTCAAACCTCCAAAGGCCATTCGTGGAGGCATTCCAATATGCTTCCCTCAAGTATGTAATTCTTAGACCATTTGTTTCCAGTTTTGTGTGGTTACTTTTAACCCCGGTTATAAGGAAAACTTGGTGTCAGCAGTTCTCGAATCTTGGCTTTCTGGAGCAGCATGGATTTGCTAGAAACAGGTTTTGGACCATTGATACTGACCCCCCTCCTTTTCCAACTGGCACCCCTCCTAAGGCTTTCGTTGACTTGATTCTTAAGCCTACTGATGAAGACTTGAAGATTTGGCCTCAAAGGTGCAGAGTTGGAAGTAACTTTTATTATTGGTTTCTATTGATATTGTCTATTGGATTAAGCTTACTATTATACTTTCTGCTGATTCTGGTAAACATgtctttttttgtattttattttacaGTTTTGAGTTTCGCTTGAGGATTAGTTTGTCACCTGCCGGTGACTTGATGTTGACATCTCGCATCAGAAATACCAACTCTGATGGGAAGCCCTTCACCTTTGCATTTGCATATCACACCTATTTCTCAGTTTCAGATATCAGGTGAACCATGAAGTTGGCTTATATGTTTTCTTGATTACCTTGTCAACTGCATTTGGGATCTTCAGTTGTTTCTACTTTCTGAGTGGCGTGGTTCTGAGTTCTGCACTGTTCATGGAAATTTTGATTTGGCTTTTGAAGCTTTCCTTGTCAAGTGTTTACCCCAAAATTGGAAGAGTAACTGATTGATGCGACGTTCTGCTGTGAAAGCATGATGGATTCACCCCTTGTTTCTCATTGCAGTGAAGTTCGTGTTGAAggattggagactctggattatCTTGATAGTTTGCAGAATAAGGAACGATTTACTGAACAAGGGGATGCAATAACTTTTGAATCTGAAGTAAGTTTCAAGATATTTTTGCAGTTCTTTCCTGCACCTGCATTATTAAATACTCTTAAACTCCGTTATACATGTTGATTAGGTGGACAAGATCTACCTTGGAACACCTACAAAGATTGCAATCCTGGatcatgaaaagaaaagaacatttgTCTTGCGTAAAGATGGACTTCCTGATGCTGGTAAGATTGAAAGTTTTCATCTTCTTGTAGATTCTAATTTTGTGCATTGAAACCTAGCTAATTTTCTTGATTCTCTACTCACTGGAAAAGATTTAGTTTCTAAGGATCCAACTCTAAGTTAGTGTCAAATTGTTTTTGTTGCAAGTGATGTTCTGGACATTCCTTCTTTCTTCAGAGTCAATAATCCAAAATGCCTAGTACGTACAAGAAGAGTCCCCACACAGTTTATTGCTATAGTTATTTTCAATATATAGGCTTTCTATAAAACTGTTTTGCTGTTTTGGTTATAGCACCTGACATTGCATCAGGGGCTGCATGCTACTGAAGTgtattagtgtttttttttttttggatgttttGCAGAGTTTGTGTTCTTATAAACTTTCAAGGTTGAGAATTCTCGCATTACAACCCCCCACGCTAATCCGATGTTCTGGTCTTTTTCTGGGAAAGTAATTAGCTGTTGCATCTTTGTGGATTTTCTTTGTACAGTGGTGTGGAATCCTTGGGAGAAGAAAGCCAAGGCAATGGCTGATTTTGGGGACGAGGAATACAAGCATATGCTATGTGTGGAGGCGGCTGCTGTTGAAAAGCCAATCACTTTAAAGCCTGGTGAGGAGTGGAGAGGAAGGCAAGAGCTTTCTGCTGTTCCTTCAAGTTACTGCAGTGGGCAACTTGATCCTCGGAGAGTTCTTCAGGGCAGCTAAAAAATGGGTTGTGCTAATTCATATGATGTACAGGTATGCACCAACGTTTTCATTCGGCTTTATCATTCATATCAAGTTGTTGGTTGAGACACAAATCTGCGCTTTGAGATGATTATCATAGGAATCTTAATTTCCATTGACAATCACTGTTCCTTACCTCCAATAGAAAATCTGATTGTTGCAGGTGCTGAGTTGAAGTATACTGTTGGGAGTGCAATGGCTACCTCTGTCCCAGACTCTTTCCTGTGTTATCCTTGGTTAATTTTGTTTACCTTGGGTAGGAGGTTAGAGAAACTGTCTAATAATCTTTTGAGTATTTGGATACGAGACTGTTTGGATGCCAATCCTGTTATATATTTAGGAAAGGCAGCAAGTCGGGTCCTTGCGTAATCAGGGGTGTCTGAACTCTAACCtgattatttatatttttaccaAACTCTTGAGTTGGGACCCGATTGGATGAAGCTATTATCATTCATGAATTTAGCTGCTTTTGAGTAGGGTTGTATCTATTTGCACGCTGAGGAACTTATGTCAAGCAGCGTAGAAATTTGACTGCATCAAATCGGGCTTTTAAATTGAGATATTGAAGAGGTGCAGAAAATAATAATGTGTATATATTATTGTGAACCCATTCAAATGTGACAAAATGACAAAGGGCATGTCATCTCCATTGTCCAGTAAGAATAGTTAAAAATTACAACAATCCTCGTTCTGCGCCTCAAGTACGTGACCGACATTTGCCTCTTCATCATCATGCTAAAtggcaagaaaagaaaggatgtAGATAGAATATTGGGCTCCTTTCatttggaagaaaagaaaggaaatggaatGATTTTATCAACTTGAAATGTCTcgtgtttctttctttcattctcAATTATTAGTTGTATGTTTTTATCTACTGCGCTATAGaaagtgtaaattttgggaCATTTATATGATTTTACTGTTAATTTTGCTAGACCTGAGGGTTTGCATGACTCACAAGACATAATTATTATTAATAGTTAAATTTAGCAAAATGAATATTATGCTGctatattttctcttttttcctcccCTAAAACTCCCAAACGAGCCAAAATACAATCCTAaccctttctcttcttttctcgcCTAAACTCCAAACTAGGCATAATTTTTCAATGCATGAATGGCAGTGCATTCTTAGTAGAAGCATATATGTCCATGAAGCCATCCATACTGGTCAGATTGCCATGTTTAGACTTTTAGATGAGAAATGCAGCGGTCCCTGTGCTGCTATCTGTCATGTAGACCTATTCTCCTCCTGGTGGCAATGCTAATCCAAATTGTAGTTTTCTTCTCTCCTCTCTCAATTCGGTGGACTTAGACAGATgatttgacaaaaaaagaagaagaagaaaatactACTGTCGTCGGTCCTGTCCTGAAGATTGAA
Protein-coding sequences here:
- the LOC113696416 gene encoding putative glucose-6-phosphate 1-epimerase isoform X2 — encoded protein: MSSTPPTTMPPASTAPAAVAVPATAAATTTTTTTTATTPSGAGPALTAPERVPVERSKGINGLDKIVLREVRGSSAEVYLYGGHVTSWKNDHGEELLFLSSKAIFKPPKAIRGGIPICFPQFSNLGFLEQHGFARNRFWTIDTDPPPFPTGTPPKAFVDLILKPTDEDLKIWPQSFEFRLRISLSPAGDLMLTSRIRNTNSDGKPFTFAFAYHTYFSVSDISEVRVEGLETLDYLDSLQNKERFTEQGDAITFESEVDKIYLGTPTKIAILDHEKKRTFVLRKDGLPDAEFVFL
- the LOC113696416 gene encoding putative glucose-6-phosphate 1-epimerase isoform X1, with translation MSSTPPTTMPPASTAPAAVAVPATAAATTTTTTTTATTPSGAGPALTAPERVPVERSKGINGLDKIVLREVRGSSAEVYLYGGHVTSWKNDHGEELLFLSSKAIFKPPKAIRGGIPICFPQFSNLGFLEQHGFARNRFWTIDTDPPPFPTGTPPKAFVDLILKPTDEDLKIWPQSFEFRLRISLSPAGDLMLTSRIRNTNSDGKPFTFAFAYHTYFSVSDISEVRVEGLETLDYLDSLQNKERFTEQGDAITFESEVDKIYLGTPTKIAILDHEKKRTFVLRKDGLPDAVVWNPWEKKAKAMADFGDEEYKHMLCVEAAAVEKPITLKPGEEWRGRQELSAVPSSYCSGQLDPRRVLQGS